The Legionella jordanis genomic sequence AGCAGTGCTACCCTCTTTGAAAAACAAAAAGTTGGCCTGGTGGGGCATAATGGCTGTGGGAAATCGAGCCTGTTCGCCCTTATATTGGGTCAATTACAATGCGATAGTGGTGAATACATTGTCAATCCACAACTGAAAATTAGCCATCTTTCGCAACAACTGCCTGATAGTGAAGAAACAGCCCTCGATTTTGTTCTTGCAGGAGATGAGGAATACATTGCCCTGCAGCGGCGCCTGGCGCGAGCGGAGACACATCAACAACATGCTGAAGTGCTCCTTTGCCATGAACAGTTAAAACAAACTGGTGGCTACAGCAAGCCAGCACAAGCTGCGGCCATTATGGCAGGGCTTGGGTTTTCAAAAGAGGAACAGACTAAATCAGTCAACAGCTTTTCCGGTGGTTGGCGCATGCGCTTGAGTCTCGCCCGTTGCCTCATGAAACCTGCTGATCTCATGCTTCTCGACGAACCAACAAACCACCTGGATATGGAAGCAATTTTTTGGTTGGAGCGATGGCTAAAACAATGCCCCAGCAGCATTCTGCTCATTTCCCATGATCGAGAGTTTCTCGATGCCATCGTGACCGACATTCTGCACATTGAACAACGAAAGTTGAATTTGTACCGGGGAAATTACAGCCGATTTGAACAAACTCGAGCCCAGCAATTAGCCTTGCAGCAAATGATGTATGAAAAGCAGCAACAAAAAATTACCCACATGATGGCCTATGTCAACCGCTTTCGTGCCAAGGCCTCCAAAGCCAAGCAAGCCCAGAGCCGATTAAATGCCATTGAAAAAATGGATTTAATCGCTCAAGCCCAAGTAGACTCGCCTTTTTCCTTTAATTTTTATCCCTGTCCACGAGCAAGCAATCCCTTAATTCATTGCAGTCAGGTCAGCGCAGGATACTCCGATGAAGCAATCATTCTTAAACACTTAAATTTGAACATCAGCCTTGGCGATCGGGTGGCATTGCTAGGACCTAATGGGCAAGGTAAATCCACTCTTATTAAAACGCTAACTGGAAGTCTTTCGCCATTGGCTGGAACCATCCACCGCGCCCAACATCTTCATATTGGCTACTATGCCCAACATCAACTTGAAGATTTGGATAACAGCCTAAGCCCAACCCAAACCATTCAAAATTTGTCGCCAGAAGCCAAGGAACAACAGATCAGAGATTTTCTTGGCGGATTTAATTTCATCGGAGACATGGCGCAAAAGCCCATCCATTATTTTTCAGGCGGTGAAAAGGCAAGGCTGGCCTTGGCCAAACTGGTCTGGCAAAAACCCAATCTATTATTGCTGGATGAGCCCACCAACCATCTCGACTTGGAAATGCGCGCCGCGATTGAGATAGCTTTGCAAAGCTATGAAGGGGCAATGATTTTAATTTCTCATGACAGGCACCTTCTACGCACCACAGTTGATAATTTTTACCTGGTCTATGCAAAAGAGGTGCGGGAATTTAAAGGTGATTTAGAGGACTATTACCACTGGCTGCAAAATCGCGAGCCTAAAAAAGAACATGCAAGTGTGGCCAATACCAGTTACCGCGAGAAAAAATCCTTGCAAAACCGTATGAAAAAATTAGAGCAAATGGTGAATCAACTCCATGAAGGCTTACAGGAACTGGAACATAAACTGGCTGATCTTTCCTTGTATGAAACCGGCCAAGAAAAGAAATTGCAAGGTTTGCTTAAACAGCAAAGGGCAATGAAAGAAGAACTTTCCGCCGCTGAGCAAGAATGGTTAACCGTAGCCGATGAACTTGAGCAATAATCCATAAATCCAATGCCCTTGTCGGCCTATCATTAGCTGGTATGCCGGATTTTACTGCACACCCAGCTCAATGAGATAATTTTGAATACTCGAAATGGAGCTGAATTTTTCCTTTACTAAAGGGATAATTGGAATTTGAATTTTAAATTCGTGTTCCAGCTCGACCACCAGTAATGCCAGAACCAAATTATCCAGGCCAACTTGTGTAAGTGGCACAGACTCATCTTCAGGAATGGTTTGTAATCCTGCATCAATCAAAGCTTTTTTTATGCGATCACCGAACA encodes the following:
- a CDS encoding ABC-F family ATP-binding cassette domain-containing protein; translation: MLTFNQISLARGNKILLENSSATLFEKQKVGLVGHNGCGKSSLFALILGQLQCDSGEYIVNPQLKISHLSQQLPDSEETALDFVLAGDEEYIALQRRLARAETHQQHAEVLLCHEQLKQTGGYSKPAQAAAIMAGLGFSKEEQTKSVNSFSGGWRMRLSLARCLMKPADLMLLDEPTNHLDMEAIFWLERWLKQCPSSILLISHDREFLDAIVTDILHIEQRKLNLYRGNYSRFEQTRAQQLALQQMMYEKQQQKITHMMAYVNRFRAKASKAKQAQSRLNAIEKMDLIAQAQVDSPFSFNFYPCPRASNPLIHCSQVSAGYSDEAIILKHLNLNISLGDRVALLGPNGQGKSTLIKTLTGSLSPLAGTIHRAQHLHIGYYAQHQLEDLDNSLSPTQTIQNLSPEAKEQQIRDFLGGFNFIGDMAQKPIHYFSGGEKARLALAKLVWQKPNLLLLDEPTNHLDLEMRAAIEIALQSYEGAMILISHDRHLLRTTVDNFYLVYAKEVREFKGDLEDYYHWLQNREPKKEHASVANTSYREKKSLQNRMKKLEQMVNQLHEGLQELEHKLADLSLYETGQEKKLQGLLKQQRAMKEELSAAEQEWLTVADELEQ
- a CDS encoding phosphopantetheine-binding protein, with amino-acid sequence MFGDRIKKALIDAGLQTIPEDESVPLTQVGLDNLVLALLVVELEHEFKIQIPIIPLVKEKFSSISSIQNYLIELGVQ